One genomic region from Labeo rohita strain BAU-BD-2019 chromosome 7, IGBB_LRoh.1.0, whole genome shotgun sequence encodes:
- the LOC127168575 gene encoding solute carrier family 12 member 3, with product MAKYINRIRNLIPGLRRPDNNGPPQGVTVEADFGNEKDLKKMSFYNPLDPVPKYDFYAKDTWAGRIKRTRPSLDVLRQPPDPDDLPPPPEDDGRPKVKLVRFGWVLGVMIRAMLNIWGVIMYLRLPWITSQAGLILTYVIIFMSIVVTTITATSVSAISTNGKVYSGGTYFMISRSLGPELGAPIGLLFAFANAIACALHTVGFSETVRDLLKDYKSQMVDDVNDVRIIGAITVVILLCITFAGMAWEAKAQILFFIAIMLSLINYFVGTVIPPSVDKQAVGFFGYRGEYTSS from the exons ATGGCCAAATATATCAATCGCATCAGAAACTTAATCCCGGGTCTTCGCCGTCCGGACAACAATGGTCCGCCTCAAGGTGTTACCGTGGAGGCTGATTTTGGGAATGAGAAGgacttgaaaaaaatgtcattctACAATCCACTCGATCCTGTGCCAAAATATGACTTTTATGCCAAAGACACATGGGCAGGACGTATTAAAAGAACCAGGCCATCACTGGATGTTCTGCGCCAAcca CCGGACCCTGATGATCTTCCCCCACCACCAGAGGACGATGGACGGCCCAAAGTCAAGCTTGTTCGCTTTGGATGGGTTCTGGGAGTCATG ATTCGCGCCATGTTGAACATCTGGGGAGTCATTATGTACCTGCGGCTACCGTGGATCACGTCTCAAGCCGGACTCA TTCTGACCTACGTCATTATCTTCATGTCTATCGTTGTCACAACGATCACAGCAACATCggtgtcagcaatctccactAATGGGAAGGTCTACTCTG GTGGCACATACTTCATGATCTCTCGGAGTCTGGGTCCAGAGCTTGGAGCACCCATCGGTTTGCTCTTTGCGTTCGCCAACGCCATCGCCTGTGCACTCCACACAGTGGGGTTCTCAGAGACCGTCCGAGATCTTCTCAAG GACTACAAATCACAGATGGTGGACGATGTCAATGATGTAAGGATCATTGGGGCGATTACTGTCGTCATCCTCCTCTGCATCACATTCGCTGGCATGGCTTGGGAGGCAAAG GCTCAGATCCTGTTCTTCATCGCCATCATGCTgtctttaattaattactttgtgGGGACAGTCATTCCCCCCAGTGTAGACAAGCAGGCCGTGGGATTTTTCGGCTACCGTGGTGAGTACACCAGCTCCTGA